TAACGGCTTGGACGTAGAAGAAAAGAACAACGGTAGTATGGGATGATTGAATTAAAAGAATGGACAGAGGGCTCAGAGAGCAATAGAATAAAGAAAAAAATAGTACGGGTAGGTAGGGGTAGGAGGATAACCGTGAGGAGATATTTGGTGCCTTGGCGCTTTGAGGAATGTCGTATTTATTCGACAGGGGTGTTGGTTCTGGGGAGCGGAATAGCAGGTTTGTACACGGCTCTTAAGGCCAGCGAGTATTTTGAGGTCACTGTACTGACCAAGAAAGGAATTCCGGAGAGCAACACGAAACATGCTCAAGGGGGTATCGCTGTAGCTTTGGACCAAGAGGATTCACCCTCTTTGCATTACGAGGATACGCTCTACGCAGGTGCAGGTTTATGTGAATCCGATTCCGTCCGGGCTTTGGTTGAAGATGGTCCCCTGCGGGTCGAAGAGCTGATTCGGATGGGTGCCCATTTTGATCGGAAGAACGGGAAACTGGCTTTTACTCAGGAGGCTGCCCACAGCCGCAGAAGAGTTCTCCATGCCAACGGAGATGCTACAGGGGAGGAAATCGAACGGACCCTGGTCGCTCAAGCCCTTGGGGAAGAGCGAATCCTTGTCAAAGAAGAGCAATTCCTGCTGGATCTCTTAAAAAACTCAAAGGGAGAAGTTATCGGGGCGCTCAGCCTCAATGGTCTGACCCAAGAGCCGGAGATTTATCTGGCCCAAGCTGTCGTTTTGGCTACAGGAGGGTTAGGTCAGCTATACTGTTATACGACGAACCCGGAAGTGGCTACAGGGGATGGTATAGCAGCGGCTTATCGGGCAGGAGCCCAATTGATGGATATGGAGTTTGTCCAATTTCACCCCACGGCGCTGTTTATTCCGGGAGCACCGCGGTTTTTAATCTCAGAAGCTGTCCGGGGGGAGGGAGCTCATCTTCTCAATGCTCAGGGAGAACGGTTTATGCAGGATGTTCCCGGCAAAGAGCTGGCACCCCGGGACGTGGTAGCACGGGGGATTTGGCGGGAGCAGGCTAAGGGTGAGGTAACCTTGGATTTCCGGCCCATCGGTTTAGCAAAAGTGCCCCGGCGTTTCCCGATGATTTATCAGACCTGCCTGGACTATGGGATCAATGTCCTGGAGGAGCGGCTTCCGGTAGCTCCCGCTGCTCATTATATGATGGGCGGAGTCCGTACGGATGAAAGGGGCAGGACAAGCCTCACCAATCTTTATGCCAGTGGGGAATGCGCCTGCAATGGTGTTCATGGAGCGAACCGATTGGCCAGCAACTCTCTCCTGGATGGGCTCGTCTTTGGGGGGCGTATCGTGGAAGATATTGTGAATACGGTCCGCGCTAAAGGCTCTTCTAATCCTCAGCCCCGTGATATTTATGCAGAAAATGATGAAAAGCCCCCGAAGGCCGGTCAGGAGCAGAGCCCCCTTAAACGTGAGGAACTGCAAGAATTGATGTGGGAGTATGTAGGAATTATCCGGGAAGAAGAAGGCTTGAAGAAGGCCATTAAGCTTATCGGGAGCTGGGATAGCGCCTTTATACCTGAAAAGGAAATCCCACAGTTAGAATTGAAAAATCTTCTGACCACCGGTTATTGCGTAGCCCGGGCTGCCTTGGCCCGTGAAGAGAGCCGCGGGGGGCATTACCGTTCGGACTATCCTGAGATCAATACCAAGGATTTGAAACATTCCATTCAAGCAAGGGGGACCGATAATGTTTGCACCATTCCAGTATCAAGAGTTGATTGAACGAGCTTTACAGGAGGATTTGGGAACCGGGGATTTAAGTTCTGCTATTTTCCCCAAAACAGCTAAGACTCATGCTAAAATCTATGCCAAGCAAAAGGGCATCGCTTGCGGATTGGAGATAACGAAGCAGGTCTTTAAGACAGTGGATCCTGAACTTGAAGTATCCATTAGCAAAGCAGACGGCGAGCTGGTTGAGCGGGGAACTGTGGTTATGGAGATCGCCGGTGCAATTTGCTCCATTTTGAGTGCGGAGCGTACTGCGTTGAACTTTTTGCAGCACCTTTCCGGGGTGGCTACGGCGACCTATGAGGCGGTAACGGAATGCTACGGACTGCCCACACGCATTACAGATACCCGTAAAACCATACCGGGCTTAAGAATGCTGCAAAAATACGCCGTAGCTATGGGTGGCGGACAGAACCATCGCTTTGGCTTGTATGATGCCGTCATGTTAAAGGATAATCATATTGCCGCTGCCGGAGGCATCCGCCCTGCAGTAGCAGCTGCCCGCAGCCGGATCGGACATATGGTCAAGATCGAAGTGGAATGTGAGAACCTTGAGCAGGTGCAAGAAGCAGTCGCGGCCGGAGCTGAAGTTATTATGCTGGATAATATGAATTTAGAAATCATGAGCAAAGCCGTGGAGATGGTCCGGGGCAGAGCTGTGGTGGAAGCCTCCGGCGGTATCAGGAAAGGCGACCTGCGTGCCGTGGCCGAAACCGGGGTGGATGTTATCTCCATGGGGGCCATTACCCATTCTGTGCAAGCCATGGACTTTTCCTTGGATATCGGAGATATTAAAGCTTTAACCAAAGAGCGCTGGGAAAAGGGAGAGAACTGTGCGAAGTAAGATTTTGGATATGCTGAAGAATCAACAAGGAGAATTTGTCTCGGGAGAGAGCATCAGCCAAGCCCTTTGCATCACCCGGGCGGCGGTCTGGAAGCAGATTCAGGGACTAAAGGAAGCTGGCTATGAGATAGAAGGTCAGACTAG
This genomic stretch from Desulfitobacterium chlororespirans DSM 11544 harbors:
- the nadC gene encoding carboxylating nicotinate-nucleotide diphosphorylase, which translates into the protein MFAPFQYQELIERALQEDLGTGDLSSAIFPKTAKTHAKIYAKQKGIACGLEITKQVFKTVDPELEVSISKADGELVERGTVVMEIAGAICSILSAERTALNFLQHLSGVATATYEAVTECYGLPTRITDTRKTIPGLRMLQKYAVAMGGGQNHRFGLYDAVMLKDNHIAAAGGIRPAVAAARSRIGHMVKIEVECENLEQVQEAVAAGAEVIMLDNMNLEIMSKAVEMVRGRAVVEASGGIRKGDLRAVAETGVDVISMGAITHSVQAMDFSLDIGDIKALTKERWEKGENCAK
- the nadB gene encoding L-aspartate oxidase, with translation MRRYLVPWRFEECRIYSTGVLVLGSGIAGLYTALKASEYFEVTVLTKKGIPESNTKHAQGGIAVALDQEDSPSLHYEDTLYAGAGLCESDSVRALVEDGPLRVEELIRMGAHFDRKNGKLAFTQEAAHSRRRVLHANGDATGEEIERTLVAQALGEERILVKEEQFLLDLLKNSKGEVIGALSLNGLTQEPEIYLAQAVVLATGGLGQLYCYTTNPEVATGDGIAAAYRAGAQLMDMEFVQFHPTALFIPGAPRFLISEAVRGEGAHLLNAQGERFMQDVPGKELAPRDVVARGIWREQAKGEVTLDFRPIGLAKVPRRFPMIYQTCLDYGINVLEERLPVAPAAHYMMGGVRTDERGRTSLTNLYASGECACNGVHGANRLASNSLLDGLVFGGRIVEDIVNTVRAKGSSNPQPRDIYAENDEKPPKAGQEQSPLKREELQELMWEYVGIIREEEGLKKAIKLIGSWDSAFIPEKEIPQLELKNLLTTGYCVARAALAREESRGGHYRSDYPEINTKDLKHSIQARGTDNVCTIPVSRVD